A single Vigna radiata var. radiata cultivar VC1973A chromosome 8, Vradiata_ver6, whole genome shotgun sequence DNA region contains:
- the LOC106772586 gene encoding transcription factor UNE12 isoform X1 produces the protein MAGNSSSEGLGDDFFEQILAVPEAPVGYGRTVATDVGMLQLGSTTPTAAALRGGGMMPLGLNLEQSAFLSHHDSRNLVDDVVNVDPTVHNNHHHHHQHLTLHNNNSSPSSTPPITDRDSMHVRGLFSAFGQLHSPTLVPSVRPTLSSPPPPPQPQLHLHHHNQQVMISYKLQAFQGQGGGGPASMSGTQQAPGIRPRVRARRGQATDPHSIAERLRRERIAERMKALQELVPSINKTDRAVMLDEIVDYVKFLRLQVKVLSMSRLGGAGAVAQLVADVPLSAVEQGEDIEGGANEQAWDKWSNDGTEQQVAKLMEEDVGAAMQFLQSKALCIMPISLASAIFRMPQSESSTVIKPESNSH, from the exons ATGGCAGGTAACAGTAGCTCGGAGGGGTTGGGAGATGATTTCTTCGAGCAGATCTTAGCAGTGCCTGAAGCTCCAGTGGGATATGGCAGAACCGTAGCCACTGACGTTGGAATGCTGCAATTGGGGTCCACAACTCCAACTGCCGCTGCTCTCAGAGGTGGTGGAATGATGCCTCTGGGCCTGAATTTGGAGCAATCTGCCTTTCTAAGCCACCATGATTCCAGAAACCTAGTTGACGACGTTGTTAATGTTGATCCCACCGTTCACAATaatcaccaccaccatcatcaaCACCTCACGCTCCATAATAACAACTCATCACCCTCTTCTACCCCACCAATCACC GATCGCGATTCGATGCACGTGAGAGGTTTGTTTTCAGCTTTTGGGCAGTTGCATAGTCCTACTCTTGTTCCCTCTGTCCGCCCCACGCTGTCATCGCCTCCACCGCCTCCTCAGCCACAGctccacctccaccaccatAACCAACAG GTAATGATCTCATACAAATTGCAGGCGTTTCAAGGACAGGGAGGTGGAGGTCCAGCGTCTATGAGTGGTACCCAACAAGCACCTGGCATTCGCCCTCGTGTGAGAGCAAGAAGAGGGCAAGCCACAGATCCACATAGTATCGCTGAACGG TTGCGTCGCGAAAGAATTGCCGAAAGAATGAAGGCATTGCAGGAGTTAGTTCCCAGCATCAATAAG ACGGACAGAGCGGTGATGCTTGATGAAATTGTGGATTATGTCAAGTTCCTAAGGCTCCAGGTTAAG GTCCTGAGCATGAGTAGACTGGGGGGAGCTGGTGCAGTTGCTCAACTTGTGGCTGATGTTCCCCTTTCTGCAGTGGAG CAAGGAGAGGACATAGAAGGTGGAGCCAATGAGCAAGCCTGGGACAAGTGGTCCAATGACGGTACAGAACAACAAGTTGCTAAACTTATGGAAGAAGACGTGGGTGCAGCTATGCAATTTCTTCAGTCCAAGGCACTTTGCATCATGCCCATATCTCTAGCCTCAGCCATTTTTCGTATGCCTCAATCAGAATCATCAACAGTGATCAAGCCTGAATCAAACAGTCACTGA
- the LOC106772646 gene encoding E3 ubiquitin protein ligase DRIP2 isoform X2, whose protein sequence is MVSSQVVKVKRDTLRPCMTCPLCHNFYKDATTISLCLHTFCRKCIYDKLSDEEMDCCPVCNIDLGCLPVEKLRPDHNLQDIRAKVFPFKRKKIKAQEVLSSISLPTKRKERSLSSLVVSAPKVSMQPGFTGKRTKTSTRKAAAALRGCSFLLEESIKKEETNGEDNMDPSMAEPSKKHKPNEDKENSVEHGEGKVDLWTPLNCLVEAANRTKSSSELNIPKSKNKDTGHKTILGDDKDANSLPSGPVKRRRLRPAGQKRVAASEMSSSSPAPLNATGSKCNRKNSPIWFSLVASEDQKGDIPLPQISACYLRIKDGTVPVSFIQKYLVKKLNLSSEAEVEIMCRGQAVLPSLQLHNLVDLWFRTASTSKRIPASVGSSAKDFVMVLSYCRKTLPP, encoded by the exons ATGGTGTCCAGCCAGGTGGTGAAAGTGAAGAGAGATACGCTACGACCATGCATGACATGCCCTCTCTGCCATAATTTCTACAAAGATGCCACCACCATCTCTCTCTGCCTTCACACCT TTTGCAGGAAGTGCATATATGATAAACTATCGGATGAGGAGATGGATTGCTGTCCTGTGTGCAACATTGATTTAGGCTGCCTTCCGGTTGAAAAGCTCAG GCCAGACCATAATTTGCAAGATATAAGGGCAAAAGTATTCCCgtttaagagaaaaaagatCAAGGCACAGGAAGTTTTGTCTTCAATATCATTGCCAactaaaaggaaagaaagatcACTTTCATCATTGGTAGTCAGTGCTCCCAAAGTTTCAATGCAACCCGGCTTTACAGGAAAGAGAACTAAAACCAGTACAAGAAAAGCTGCTGCTGCTTTACGTGGATGCAGTTTTCTTCTTGAAGAATCCATAAAGAAGGAAGAAACAAACGGTGAAGATAATATG GATCCTTCAATGGCCGAGCCTTCTAAAAAGCATAAGCCCAATGAAGATAAAGAGAACAGTGTGGAACATGGAGAAGGGAAGGTTGATCTCTGGACACCACTGAACTGTCTTGTTGAAGCTGCCAACCGAACAAAGTCCTCCAG TGAACTAAACAttccaaaatccaaaaataaGGATACTGGACACAAAACAATATTAGGGGATGACAAGGATGCAAACAGCTTGCCTTCAGGACCAGTGAAGAGAAGAAGGTTGCGTCCTGCTGGTCAGAAAAGAGTTGCAGCATCTGAGATGTCTTCCTCATCCCCAGCTCCACTAAATGCAACAGGGAGTAAGTGCAACAGGAAAAACAGTCCTATCTGGTTTTCATTAGTTGCTTCTGAGGACCA GAAAGGAGATATTCCCTTGCCACAGATCTCAGCATGTTATTTAAGAATAAA GGATGGTACTGTGCCCGTCTCATTTATTCAAAAGTACCTTGTGAAGAAACTTAATCTTTCCAGTGAAGCAGAG GTGGAAATAATGTGCCGGGGTCAAGCAGTGCTTCCATCATTACAACTGCATAATTTAGTAGATCTATGGTTCCGGACAGCCTCAACCTCGAAAAGGATACCAGCATCAGTGGGGTCCTCAGCCAAAGATTTTGTGATGGTTTTATCGTATTGTCGAAAGACATTGCCCCCTTGA
- the LOC106771226 gene encoding probable prefoldin subunit 4, which translates to MQQGGGSETEVTWEDQQNINKFGRLNNRFHELEDEIKIAKESNDNLEDASNELILTDEEVVRFQIGEVFAHVPKDEVESRIEQMKEVTSQKLEKLEEEKESVLAQMAELKKILYAKFNDSINLEED; encoded by the exons ATGCAGCAG GGGGGTGGATCTGAGACAGAAGTGACGTGGGAGGACCAACAGAACATCAACAAATTTGGAAGGTTGAATAATCGCTTTCACGAGCTTGAGGATGAGATCAAAATCGCTAAG GAATCAAATGATAATTTGGAGGATGCAAGCAACGAGTTGATTCTCACTGATGAAGAGGTGGTTCGGTTTCAAATAGGGGAGGTTTTCGCTCATGTGCCAAAGGATGAAGTTGAGAGCAGGATTGAACAGATGAAAGAGGTGACGAGTCAAAAGTTAGAAAAACTTGAAGAGGAGAAAGAATCTGTACTTGCTCAGATGGCTGAACTGAAGAAAATTTTGTATGCAAAGTTCAATGACTCGATCAACCTTGAGGAGGATTAG
- the LOC106772473 gene encoding pentatricopeptide repeat-containing protein PNM1, mitochondrial, with translation MELQKEIASLDHLICFGLKNFYRKPKLNGGYVVFLMVAPPSSSCSSAFLHSKTLNMSLQLRRLLLRCNSFSLTSPSPIHPPPLLFPRHSSTHFHFRTLFSPSLFINRHFSSVTKIDPIAHNLSFELLNEPNSDPHSVSKRLHLSFSHITPTPDLILQTLNLCPQAGRNVLGFHHWLSSNPQFTHTDHTLSYFVDYFGRRKDFKATHDLLSTAAAVGPKTLESAIGRLVRAVRPSQAVQFFERMERDYGMKRDRCSLKVVVEKLCSKGFASYAEKMVKDLAREFFPDEETCDLLIRGWCVNGKLEEAQRLAGEMYRGGFELGVGSYNAMLECVCKLCREKDPFRLDSEVEKVLVEMEYRGVPRNVETFNVVITNLCKIRRTEDALRLFGSMGEWGCYPNESTFLVLIRSLYQAARLEEGDEMIDRMRSAGYGEFLDKKAYYQFLRILCGIERIDHALSVFAMMKADGCVPGVKTYDLLMGKLGSHNRVDRANALFNEAKSRGLPVILKDYAVDPRYLKKKSVVKVVKKRETLPEKMARKRSRLKQIRLSFVKKPKRMMGR, from the coding sequence ATGGAGTTACAGAAAGAAATAGCTTCTTTAGACCACTTAATTTGTTTTGGGCTAAAAAACTTCTATCGAAAGCCCAAGTTGAATGGGGGCTATGTTGTGTTTCTTATGGTTGCTCCTCCTTCCTCATCGTGTTCTTCTGCATTTCTTCATtctaaaaccctaaacatgTCTCTGCAACTTCGGAGACTCTTACTCCGTTGTAATTCCTTTTCATTGACATCTCCTTCTCCGATTCACCCTCctcctcttctctttcctcGGCATTCCTCAACCCATTTCCATTTCAGGACTCTCTTCTCTCCTTCGCTCTTTATAAACAGACATTTCTCGTCGGTAACTAAAATAGACCCAATTGCGCATAACCTCTCCTTTGAGCTTCTGAATGAACCGAACTCTGACCCTCACTCAGTTTCGAAGCGTCTCCACCTCAGCTTCTCCCACATCACTCCAACCCCCGATTTGATTCTCCAAACCCTAAACCTCTGTCCCCAAGCTGGCCGCAATGTATTAGGCTTCCACCACTGGCTCTCTTCCAATCCCCAATTCACACACACTGACCACACGCTATCATATTTCGTCGACTACTTTGGCCGCCGCAAGGACTTCAAAGCCACGCATGACCTCCTCTCCACCGCAGCCGCTGTCGGACCCAAGACCCTTGAATCGGCGATCGGCCGCCTCGTGCGTGCTGTCCGGCCCAGCCAGGCGGTTCAGTTCTTTGAGAGAATGGAGAGAGACTACGGGATGAAGCGTGATCGCTGTTCGCTGAAGGTAGTCGTGGAGAAGCTGTGTTCAAAGGGCTTCGCGAGTTACGCGGAGAAGATGGTGAAGGATTTGGCTAGGGAGTTTTTCCCCGACGAAGAGACGTGTGATTTGTTGATCAGAGGCTGGTGCGTGAATGGGAAGCTCGAGGAAGCTCAGAGGCTCGCCGGTGAGATGTATCGTGGAGGATTTGAGCTTGGTGTAGGGTCTTACAATGCAATGCTTGAATGCGTTTGTAAGCTTTGTCGCGAGAAGGATCCGTTTCGGTTGGATTCGGAGGTGGAGAAGGTGCTGGTGGAGATGGAGTACCGTGGGGTTCCCAGGAATGTGGAGACTTTCAATGTGGTAATAACGAATCTGTGTAAGATTAGGAGGACCGAGGATGCGTTGAGGTTGTTTGGTAGTATGGGAGAGTGGGGGTGTTATCCTAATGAGTCTACTTTTCTTGTTTTGATCAGGAGTTTGTATCAGGCTGCTAGACTGGAGGAGGGGGATGAAATGATTGATAGGATGAGATCTGCTGGGTATGGTGAGTTTCTTGACAAGAAGGCTTACTATCAGTTCCTCAGGATTTTGTGTGGCATTGAGAGGATTGATCATGCTTTGAGTGTGTTTGCTATGATGAAGGCTGATGGGTGTGTACCCGGGGTTAAAACTTATGACTTATTGATGGGGAAATTGGGTTCCCACAATCGTGTTGATAGGGCTAATGCTTTGTTCAATGAAGCAAAGAGTAGGGGACTACCTGTGATTCTTAAAGATTATGCTGTTGACCCAAGGTACCTGAAGAAGAAGAGCGTTGTCAAGGTTGTGAAGAAGAGGGAAACCTTGCCTGAGAAAATGGCTAGGAAGAGAAGCCGCCTGAAACAAATTCGGTTGAGCTTTGTGAAGAAGCCCAAACGTATGATGGGTCGTTAA
- the LOC106771670 gene encoding pathogenesis-related protein PR-4-like: MTKLSLFVWSIVCVVAVASGQSAVVESTYNLYQPEQHNWDLLAVSAYCATWDADQPLSWRSKYGWTAFCGPAGPQGQDSCGKCLRVTNTRTGDEQIARIVDQCQNGGLDLDVSVFQRLDSDGNGNAQGHLTVHYEFVDCGD; this comes from the exons ATGACAAAGCTTAGCCTTTTCGTGTGGTCAATAGTTTGTGTGGTGGCTGTGGCCTCTGGTCAAAGTGCCGTTGTGGAGTCTACGTATAATTTATACCAACCTGAGCAGCATAACTGGGATTTGCTGGCAGTGAGTGCGTATTGCGCCACTTGGGATGCAGACCAGCCTCTCTCATGGCGAAGCAAATATGGATGGACAGCCTTCTGTGGACCTGCAGGACCTCAAGGACAAGATTCTTGTGGCAAGTGCTTGAGG GTGACAAACACTCGAACAGGAGATGAGCAAATAGCTAGAATTGTGGATCAATGCCAAAACGGGGGTCTGGACTTGGACGTTAGCGTGTTCCAAAGGCTTGACTCCGACGGAAATGGGAATGCTCAAGGCCATCTTACTGTTCACTACGAATTTGTCGACTGTGGTGACTAA
- the LOC106772646 gene encoding E3 ubiquitin protein ligase DRIP2 isoform X1, with protein MVSSQVVKVKRDTLRPCMTCPLCHNFYKDATTISLCLHTFCRKCIYDKLSDEEMDCCPVCNIDLGCLPVEKLRPDHNLQDIRAKVFPFKRKKIKAQEVLSSISLPTKRKERSLSSLVVSAPKVSMQPGFTGKRTKTSTRKAAAALRGCSFLLEESIKKEETNGEDNMDPSMAEPSKKHKPNEDKENSVEHGEGKVDLWTPLNCLVEAANRTKSSRSNSQAIPLAKLESPFTPHGGQNIPEITTKTDLPASVHSELNIPKSKNKDTGHKTILGDDKDANSLPSGPVKRRRLRPAGQKRVAASEMSSSSPAPLNATGSKCNRKNSPIWFSLVASEDQKGDIPLPQISACYLRIKDGTVPVSFIQKYLVKKLNLSSEAEVEIMCRGQAVLPSLQLHNLVDLWFRTASTSKRIPASVGSSAKDFVMVLSYCRKTLPP; from the exons ATGGTGTCCAGCCAGGTGGTGAAAGTGAAGAGAGATACGCTACGACCATGCATGACATGCCCTCTCTGCCATAATTTCTACAAAGATGCCACCACCATCTCTCTCTGCCTTCACACCT TTTGCAGGAAGTGCATATATGATAAACTATCGGATGAGGAGATGGATTGCTGTCCTGTGTGCAACATTGATTTAGGCTGCCTTCCGGTTGAAAAGCTCAG GCCAGACCATAATTTGCAAGATATAAGGGCAAAAGTATTCCCgtttaagagaaaaaagatCAAGGCACAGGAAGTTTTGTCTTCAATATCATTGCCAactaaaaggaaagaaagatcACTTTCATCATTGGTAGTCAGTGCTCCCAAAGTTTCAATGCAACCCGGCTTTACAGGAAAGAGAACTAAAACCAGTACAAGAAAAGCTGCTGCTGCTTTACGTGGATGCAGTTTTCTTCTTGAAGAATCCATAAAGAAGGAAGAAACAAACGGTGAAGATAATATG GATCCTTCAATGGCCGAGCCTTCTAAAAAGCATAAGCCCAATGAAGATAAAGAGAACAGTGTGGAACATGGAGAAGGGAAGGTTGATCTCTGGACACCACTGAACTGTCTTGTTGAAGCTGCCAACCGAACAAAGTCCTCCAGGTCAAATTCACAAGCAATTCCTCTTGCCAAATTAGAGTCCCCATTTACTCCTCATGGTGGACAAAATATACCTGAAATTACAACCAAAACAGACCTACCTGCTTCTGTCCACAGTGAACTAAACAttccaaaatccaaaaataaGGATACTGGACACAAAACAATATTAGGGGATGACAAGGATGCAAACAGCTTGCCTTCAGGACCAGTGAAGAGAAGAAGGTTGCGTCCTGCTGGTCAGAAAAGAGTTGCAGCATCTGAGATGTCTTCCTCATCCCCAGCTCCACTAAATGCAACAGGGAGTAAGTGCAACAGGAAAAACAGTCCTATCTGGTTTTCATTAGTTGCTTCTGAGGACCA GAAAGGAGATATTCCCTTGCCACAGATCTCAGCATGTTATTTAAGAATAAA GGATGGTACTGTGCCCGTCTCATTTATTCAAAAGTACCTTGTGAAGAAACTTAATCTTTCCAGTGAAGCAGAG GTGGAAATAATGTGCCGGGGTCAAGCAGTGCTTCCATCATTACAACTGCATAATTTAGTAGATCTATGGTTCCGGACAGCCTCAACCTCGAAAAGGATACCAGCATCAGTGGGGTCCTCAGCCAAAGATTTTGTGATGGTTTTATCGTATTGTCGAAAGACATTGCCCCCTTGA
- the LOC106772586 gene encoding transcription factor UNE12 isoform X2 has product MAGNSSSEGLGDDFFEQILAVPEAPVGYGRTVATDVGMLQLGSTTPTAAALRGGGMMPLGLNLEQSAFLSHHDSRNLVDDVVNVDPTVHNNHHHHHQHLTLHNNNSSPSSTPPITDRDSMHVRGLFSAFGQLHSPTLVPSVRPTLSSPPPPPQPQLHLHHHNQQAFQGQGGGGPASMSGTQQAPGIRPRVRARRGQATDPHSIAERLRRERIAERMKALQELVPSINKTDRAVMLDEIVDYVKFLRLQVKVLSMSRLGGAGAVAQLVADVPLSAVEQGEDIEGGANEQAWDKWSNDGTEQQVAKLMEEDVGAAMQFLQSKALCIMPISLASAIFRMPQSESSTVIKPESNSH; this is encoded by the exons ATGGCAGGTAACAGTAGCTCGGAGGGGTTGGGAGATGATTTCTTCGAGCAGATCTTAGCAGTGCCTGAAGCTCCAGTGGGATATGGCAGAACCGTAGCCACTGACGTTGGAATGCTGCAATTGGGGTCCACAACTCCAACTGCCGCTGCTCTCAGAGGTGGTGGAATGATGCCTCTGGGCCTGAATTTGGAGCAATCTGCCTTTCTAAGCCACCATGATTCCAGAAACCTAGTTGACGACGTTGTTAATGTTGATCCCACCGTTCACAATaatcaccaccaccatcatcaaCACCTCACGCTCCATAATAACAACTCATCACCCTCTTCTACCCCACCAATCACC GATCGCGATTCGATGCACGTGAGAGGTTTGTTTTCAGCTTTTGGGCAGTTGCATAGTCCTACTCTTGTTCCCTCTGTCCGCCCCACGCTGTCATCGCCTCCACCGCCTCCTCAGCCACAGctccacctccaccaccatAACCAACAG GCGTTTCAAGGACAGGGAGGTGGAGGTCCAGCGTCTATGAGTGGTACCCAACAAGCACCTGGCATTCGCCCTCGTGTGAGAGCAAGAAGAGGGCAAGCCACAGATCCACATAGTATCGCTGAACGG TTGCGTCGCGAAAGAATTGCCGAAAGAATGAAGGCATTGCAGGAGTTAGTTCCCAGCATCAATAAG ACGGACAGAGCGGTGATGCTTGATGAAATTGTGGATTATGTCAAGTTCCTAAGGCTCCAGGTTAAG GTCCTGAGCATGAGTAGACTGGGGGGAGCTGGTGCAGTTGCTCAACTTGTGGCTGATGTTCCCCTTTCTGCAGTGGAG CAAGGAGAGGACATAGAAGGTGGAGCCAATGAGCAAGCCTGGGACAAGTGGTCCAATGACGGTACAGAACAACAAGTTGCTAAACTTATGGAAGAAGACGTGGGTGCAGCTATGCAATTTCTTCAGTCCAAGGCACTTTGCATCATGCCCATATCTCTAGCCTCAGCCATTTTTCGTATGCCTCAATCAGAATCATCAACAGTGATCAAGCCTGAATCAAACAGTCACTGA
- the LOC106772359 gene encoding auxin-responsive protein IAA16: MINFEETELRLGLPGASATDHGELTLKGTGGKRGFSETASVDLKLNLSSNNDSASVSPATENPKEKTTTVEPPPRASDPAKPPAKAQVVGWPPVRSFRKNIVNVHHQRSNSNSNSNEEGAAAFVKVSMDGAPYLRKVDIRLYKSYQELSEALAKMFSSFTIQKCGSKLIDLLNGSDYVPTYEDKDGDWMLVGDVPWEMFVQTCKRLRIMKGSEAIGLAPRAVDKCKSRS, encoded by the exons ATGATTAACTTCGAAGAAACCGAGTTGCGACTCGGCCTCCCTGGTGCCTCCGCAACTGATCATGGCGAGTTAACTCTGAAGGGCACTGGTGGCAAGAGAGGCTTCTCTGAAACTGCTTCTGTTGATCTAAAGCTCAATCTTTCTTCCAATAACGACTCTGCCTCGGTTTCACCGGCTACTGAGAACCCCAAAGAGAAAACTACAACAGTTGAACCTCCTCCTCGGGCTAGCGACCCAGCAAAGCCACCTGCAAa GGCACAGGTGGTGGGTTGGCCACCAGTGAGATCTTTTAGGAAGAACATAGTGAATGTTCATCATCAAAGGAGCAATAGCAATAGCAATAGCAATGAAGAAGGAGCAGCGGCGTTTGTGAAAGTGAGCATGGATGGTGCACCGTATCTACGGAAGGTGGACATAAGGTTGTACAAGAGCTACCAAGAGTTGTCAGAAGCGCTGGCTAAGATGTTCAGTTCCTTTACAATTCAGAAGTGTGGGTCCAAATTGATAGACCTTTTGAATGGCTCTGATTATGTACCCACATATGAAGACAAGGACGGAGACTGGATGCTCGTCGGTGATGTTCCCTGGGA AATGTTCGTTCAAACATGCAAGCGCCTCCGCATAATGAAGGGTTCTGAAGCAATTGGCCTTG CGCCAAGAGCCGTGGACAAGTGCAAGAGCAGAAGCTGA